A region from the Drosophila takahashii strain IR98-3 E-12201 chromosome 2L, DtakHiC1v2, whole genome shotgun sequence genome encodes:
- the Aasdh gene encoding beta-alanine-activating enzyme isoform X2 produces the protein MSSGEINLGLTGDSPPEEEPPSEKLESKESTGEQPEKLYDINRIRTFKDVPFLIKRMESEDMIVTYGTAVEEVQILLNFLQDKIPSGSGIALRITEHTPASCLLILAILNHKCHFFPTDKMMLSQELHEQMCAAGVDYIVANKHLSVSPLHFESMFTILVLKEVCKMYMVKHKSSDLNVSTKKSLPANMCYTITTTGSTGSPKIVHVPYECIAHDIVALSQKLNISMADIIYLGTPCTFDPFVVEFFLALQNGSTLLTSRHSIRESPSKLLCALFPDNLATPGITILQMTPSLFRQFGATCIRDRVLSRSSSLRCFLECCSLAVNRFPRVLSSLLGWIRVSCCRNTFATSTESQRYPAGVSCTSCSLYRHQCL, from the exons GAGCAGCCGGAAAAGCTGTACGACATCAACAGAATCCGAACTTTTAAGGATGTTCCCTTTCTAATAAAACGCATGGAGAGCGAGGACATGATCGTGACGTATGGCACGGCGGTTGAAGAAGTACAGATATTGCTGAATTTCCTGCAGGACAAGATTCCATCCGGATCAGGAATTGCCCTTCGAATCACAGAGCACACGCCAGCCTCTTGTCTTCTGATTCTAGC GATACTCAACCACAAGTGCCACTTCTTTCCCACGGACAAGATGATGCTCTCCCAGGAGCTGCACGAACAGATGTGCGCCGCCGGAGTGGACTATATTGTGGCCAACAAGCATTTGTCCGTGTCTCCGTTGCATTTTGAGAGCATGTTTACCATCCTGGTCTTAAAGGAGGTCTGCAAAATGTATATGGTGAAGCATAAATCCAGCGATCTTAATGTATCTACCAAGAAGTCCCTCCCTGCCAATATGTGCTATACTATTACAACCACCGGAAGTACAGGAAGCCCAAAGATTGTACATGTGCCCTACGAGTGCATCGCCCACGACATTGTGGCGCTCAG CCAGAAGCTCAACATTTCTATGGCCGACATCATTTACCTTGGAACACCCTGCACCTTTGATCCCTTCGTGGTGGAGTTCTTTCTGGCTCTGCAAAATGGTTCTACTTTACTGACCAGCCGGCATTCTATTAGGGAATCTCCCAGCAAGTTGCTATGTGCCCTCTTTCCCGACAACCTCGCCACGCCGGGCATTACAATTCTGCAGATGACGCCGTCACTGTTCCGGCAATTTGGAGCCACTTGTATCAGAGATCGAGTGTTGAGCAGGTCCAGTTCACTCAGGTG CTTTTTAGAGTGCTGCTCCTTGGCGGTGAACCGTTTCCCTCGAGTGCTGAGCTCGTTACTTGGATGGATTCGAGTGTCCTGTTGCAGAAACACATTTGCAACATCTACGGAATCACAGAGATATCCTGCTGGAGTCTCCTGCACATCGTGCAGTCTCTACAGACACCAGTGCCTTTAG